In one window of Helianthus annuus cultivar XRQ/B chromosome 17, HanXRQr2.0-SUNRISE, whole genome shotgun sequence DNA:
- the LOC110921224 gene encoding glutaredoxin-C1: MHYQTESWGTYLPPTTTVNDPFHRIERLAAENAVVIFSLSSCCMCHAIKRLFCGMGVNPTVYELDQQPLGKEMEKALMRLLGTGSPVPVVFVGGKLVGAMDRVMASHINGTLVPLLKEAGALWL; the protein is encoded by the coding sequence ATGCACTACCAAACCGAATCATGGGGCACATACTTGCCACCCACAACCACCGTTAACGACCCATTCCACCGCATCGAACGACTCGCAGCGGAGAACGCCGTGGTGATATTCAGCCTCAGCAGCTGCTGCATGTGTCACGCCATCAAGCGCCTCTTTTGTGGCATGGGTGTCAACCCAACCGTCTACGAACTTGATCAACAGCCTCTAGGAAAAGAAATGGAGAAAGCGTTGATGCGGCTGCTTGGAACCGGCTCGCCGGTCCCTGTGGTGTTTGTTGGAGGGAAGCTTGTGGGTGCAATGGATAGAGTTATGGCTTCTCATATCAATGGGACACTTGTGCCTCTTTTGAAAGAGGCTGGTGCACTTTGGCTTTGA
- the LOC110921542 gene encoding membrane-anchored ubiquitin-fold protein 4: MAEEDFLELKFRLFDGSDIGPFRDPPASTVAMLKERIVTEWPKDKKGGPKSANDIKLINAGKILENNKTIEQCRTPFGELPKGVITMHAVVHVSLTKAKTEKKIDEASKKNGCACTIL, translated from the exons ATGGCAGAGGAAGATTTTTTAGAATTGAAGTTTAGGTTGTTTGATGGATCTGACATTGGTCCGTTTCGAGACCCTCCGGCTTCGACGGTTGCGATGCTTAAGGAGAGAATTGTCACCGAGTGGCCCAAAG ATAAGAAAGGTGGACCCAAATCAGCAAATGACATCAAATTGATAAATGCTGGGAAAATTTTGGAGAACAACAAGACCATTGAGCAATGCAGAACACCGTTTGGAGAGTTACCGAAAGGGGTAATTACTATGCATGCCGTTGTACATGTGTCTTTAACCAAGGCAAAAACAG AAAAGAAGATCGATGAAGCATCAAAGAAAAACGGCTGTGCATGTACCATTTTGTAA
- the LOC110922197 gene encoding uncharacterized protein LOC110922197, which translates to MDSHSHSHPNFFVFFSLIIITLLSISSSLADASKHSIPIITVVGVVYCDACHNNSFSTHSYFLPGAEVRIDCKFKAASPRTAEQITFSVNRTTNRNGVYKLDIPSVDGINCAKEAAVVNTCRASLIKSTSAACNVPAVTFTSNEFSVKSREANLCIYTMYALSFRPSKKDLAICGK; encoded by the exons ATGGATTCACACTCACATTCACACCCCAATTTCTTTGTCTTCTTTTCATTGATAATAATCACACTACTCTCAATCTCTTCTTCACTAGCCGATGCTTCGAAACACTCCATTCCCATCATCACCGTTGTCGGCGTCGTCTATTGCGACGCCTGTCACAACAACTCTTTCTCCACCCACAGCTACTTCTTACCAG GGGCAGAGGTGAGGATAGACTGCAAATTCAAAGCAGCATCTCCAAGAACTGCAGAGCAGATAACGTTTTCCGTTAACAGGACTACTAACAGAAACGGAGTGTACAAGCTGGATATACCTTCAGTGGATGGGATTAACTGTGCTAAAGAAGCAGCAGTTGTTAACACCTGCAGGGCTAGCTTGATCAAGAGCACATCTGCTGCATGCAATGTGCCAGCTGTCACATTTACTTCTAATGAGTTCTCTGTCAAATCAAGAGAAGCAAATCTATGCATTTACACTATGTATGCTTTAAGTTTTAGACCCTCTAAGAAAGATCTTGCAATATGTGGCAAGTAG